The following coding sequences are from one Rhipicephalus microplus isolate Deutch F79 chromosome 3, USDA_Rmic, whole genome shotgun sequence window:
- the LOC142802829 gene encoding uncharacterized protein LOC142802829, which translates to MIKNVFPHTWDYINCLYQTPILTGVSAASAGVGLATDFMLLQAVKFGAVKPRTATPDPVPPNFYSTMLYAICMKMFLITFDFIDNMVAFYTCMQDFLLKKASGGQDKWQDYLKHPPHSDPLKDAVIFLWYTVNFTAILTAAKGVALFLIYDFYEGVKQQGTLLASGLVDSLPEREVGSSPKQVVPIDEHGEAVGDTLLEESPENHALPSGDTIDSRTTDKSTNPA; encoded by the exons ATGATAAAGAACGTCTTCC cccACACATGGGACTACATAAACTGTTTATACCAAACTCCTATTCTGACTGGTGTTTCAGCTGCGTCTGCAGGAGTAGGCCTGGCCACAGACTTCATGCTCCTCCAAGCTGTCAAATTTGGC GCCGTCAAGCCGCGAACCGCCACTCCTGATCCCGTACCACCG AACTTTTATTCAACAATGCTATACGCAATCTGTATGAAGATGTTCCTCATTACCTTCGACTTCATTGACAACATGGTTGCCTTCTACACTTGCATGCAAGAC TTTCTGCTGAAAAAGGCCTCAGGGGGACAGGACAAGTGGCAAGAC TATCTCAAACATCCACCCCACAGCGACCCTCTCAAGGATGCT GTTATTTTCCTTTGGTACACCGTAAACTTCACTGCCATCTTAACCGCTGCCAAG GGCGTGGCACTGTTTCTAATTTATGACTTCTACGAAGGCGTCAAGCAGCAGGGCACACTCCTCGCTAGTGGTCTCGTCGATTCTCTCCCGGAGCGTGAAGTTGGATCAAGCCCAAAGCAG GTGGTGCCGATTGATGAGCATGGCGAAGCGGTCGGCGACACGCTACTCGAAGAAAGTCCTGAAAACCACGCCCTCCCTTCAGGCGACACCATTGATTCACGTACGACTGACAAGTCAACGAATCCAGCATAG